In Brevundimonas subvibrioides, a genomic segment contains:
- a CDS encoding transglycosylase SLT domain-containing protein translates to MLATTLAAVLAVLAPIPQTADLNRQPPQGTPSASSDAYQPGILSQADTALFRQGLAAARARDVTGARNAISGIGDGTARKLVEWALVDTSADQLSFTELAQDKTALAGWPRAEGRIAAGERALDRAGVGADAAIAYFASDRPTTVEGAIALAEALDQRGRGDEARLLIEEWWQTQSFDVANQSRILARWGSALTQRDHEARLNMLLVGPHGPATRAMIALVSPERQTIANAVLSLRSAYGGDAIVANLSPSQARDSNVVLERVRILRAAGRQSEGFPLLSALPPSPLNSDAQATLWSERRNYFLDALERREWRAAYDAMAGHGFPSGEKKVDAEFFAGWVALTKLGDPATAARHFETLRQSSQTPITQGRALYWLGRAAEARGDQAGARTFYQEGARHIQTFYGQLAAEKAGITTLTLPADPVITRNDAAAFEANEVVRAARILGETGEMSLFRVFAYQLDDTLPGVTDLAQLMDLSRGYGDGFGAMMVGRTASQRGYLMPERQYPIRIPPVVAGAAPLEFTLAITRQESSFDPRARSGADARGMMQFLPSTASGVARRLGMPWSSERLWDPDYNMTLGSYHLGELMSQFSGSMLLTTVGYNAGPARPLQWTARCGDPRGGVAGGGVDPTDFIECAPFTETRNYMMRVMENMSVYKARLNGGSAPLTLSRDIAAGYNGPRPYQ, encoded by the coding sequence ATGCTTGCGACCACCCTGGCGGCCGTTCTGGCCGTTCTCGCGCCGATTCCACAGACCGCCGACCTGAACCGCCAGCCGCCCCAGGGCACACCCTCCGCCTCGAGCGACGCCTATCAGCCGGGCATCCTGAGCCAGGCCGACACGGCCCTGTTCCGCCAGGGTCTGGCCGCCGCCCGCGCCCGCGACGTGACCGGCGCGCGCAACGCCATCTCCGGCATCGGCGACGGCACGGCCAGAAAGCTGGTCGAATGGGCCCTGGTCGATACCTCCGCCGATCAGCTGTCCTTCACCGAATTGGCCCAGGACAAGACCGCCCTGGCTGGCTGGCCCCGGGCCGAGGGCCGGATCGCGGCGGGCGAACGGGCGCTGGACCGCGCCGGCGTGGGGGCCGACGCCGCCATCGCCTATTTCGCCTCGGACCGGCCCACCACCGTCGAGGGGGCCATCGCCCTGGCCGAGGCGCTGGACCAGCGCGGTCGCGGGGACGAAGCCCGCCTGTTGATCGAGGAATGGTGGCAGACCCAGTCCTTCGACGTGGCGAACCAGAGCCGCATCCTGGCCCGCTGGGGGTCCGCCCTGACACAGCGGGATCACGAGGCGCGGCTGAACATGCTGCTCGTCGGCCCGCACGGCCCGGCCACGCGGGCCATGATCGCCCTCGTCTCGCCCGAACGCCAGACCATCGCCAACGCCGTCCTGTCGCTGCGCAGCGCCTATGGCGGCGATGCGATCGTGGCCAACCTGTCGCCGTCGCAGGCGAGGGATTCCAATGTGGTGCTGGAGCGGGTCCGCATCCTGCGCGCGGCCGGTCGCCAGAGCGAGGGCTTCCCCCTTCTGTCGGCCCTGCCCCCCTCGCCGCTGAATTCGGATGCCCAGGCTACGCTGTGGTCCGAGCGCCGCAACTATTTCCTCGATGCCCTTGAGCGCCGCGAATGGCGCGCCGCCTACGACGCCATGGCGGGACACGGCTTCCCGTCCGGCGAAAAGAAGGTCGATGCGGAGTTCTTCGCCGGCTGGGTCGCCCTGACCAAACTCGGCGATCCGGCGACCGCCGCCCGCCATTTCGAGACCCTGCGCCAGTCCTCACAGACCCCGATCACCCAGGGCCGCGCCCTGTACTGGCTGGGCCGCGCGGCCGAGGCCCGGGGCGATCAGGCAGGGGCCCGGACCTTCTACCAGGAGGGGGCCCGTCACATTCAGACCTTCTACGGCCAGCTGGCCGCCGAGAAGGCCGGGATCACGACCCTGACCCTGCCCGCCGATCCCGTCATCACCCGGAACGACGCGGCCGCCTTCGAGGCCAACGAGGTCGTCCGCGCGGCCCGCATCCTGGGCGAGACCGGCGAGATGAGCCTGTTCCGGGTCTTCGCCTACCAGCTGGACGACACCCTGCCCGGCGTGACCGATCTGGCCCAGTTGATGGACCTGTCGCGCGGCTATGGCGACGGGTTCGGGGCCATGATGGTCGGCCGGACCGCCAGCCAGCGCGGCTATCTGATGCCGGAGCGCCAGTATCCGATCCGCATCCCGCCGGTCGTGGCCGGGGCCGCCCCGCTGGAGTTCACCCTGGCCATCACGCGTCAGGAATCCAGCTTCGACCCCCGCGCGCGCTCAGGCGCCGACGCCCGCGGCATGATGCAGTTCCTGCCCTCGACCGCCTCGGGGGTCGCCCGGCGTCTGGGCATGCCCTGGTCGTCCGAGCGGCTGTGGGACCCCGACTACAACATGACCCTGGGCAGCTATCACCTCGGTGAGCTGATGAGCCAGTTTTCGGGCTCCATGCTGCTGACCACCGTCGGCTACAATGCCGGCCCTGCCCGGCCGCTGCAGTGGACGGCGCGGTGCGGTGATCCGCGCGGCGGCGTCGCCGGGGGCGGCGTGGACCCGACCGACTTCATCGAGTGCGCCCCCTTCACCGAGACGCGCAACTACATGATGCGGGTGATGGAAAACATGTCGGTCTACAAGGCCCGGCTGAACGGCGGCTCCGCCCCCCTGACCCTCTCGCGCGACATCGCGGCGGGCTACAACGGGCCGCGACCGTATCAATAG
- the dapA gene encoding 4-hydroxy-tetrahydrodipicolinate synthase, translating to MTAPLFKGVITALITPLRDGNVDEAAFEALLERQIAAGVHGVVPMGTTGESASLSSEEHRQVVELCVRVAAGRVRVIAGAGSSSTDKAIGMVRHAKTVGADGALVVTPYYNRPSQAGLKAHFEAIADAVQLPMLLYNVPGRTGVDLADSTVAELAGHPNIVGIKDATGDMGRVSWMRANITGQFDLISGDDASFLGYLAHGGHGVISVVSNVAPDAMVALYGALQAGDLATARSWQDRLIGLHKGLFADASPSPTKYALAKLGLCGEEVRLPLVPTSAEARAIVDAALSAAGIG from the coding sequence ATGACCGCCCCCTTGTTCAAGGGCGTGATCACCGCCCTGATCACACCACTTCGTGACGGAAACGTGGACGAAGCCGCTTTCGAGGCCCTGCTGGAACGCCAGATCGCTGCCGGGGTCCATGGCGTCGTGCCGATGGGCACGACGGGCGAAAGCGCGAGCCTGTCATCGGAAGAGCACCGGCAGGTGGTCGAGCTGTGCGTGCGCGTCGCCGCCGGGCGTGTGCGGGTGATCGCGGGCGCGGGATCGTCCTCGACCGACAAGGCGATCGGGATGGTGCGCCATGCCAAGACCGTCGGGGCCGACGGTGCCCTGGTCGTCACCCCCTATTACAACCGGCCGTCGCAGGCGGGTCTGAAGGCGCATTTCGAGGCCATTGCCGATGCCGTCCAGCTGCCGATGCTGCTGTACAATGTGCCCGGCCGGACGGGCGTCGATCTGGCGGATTCGACGGTGGCCGAACTGGCCGGCCATCCGAACATCGTCGGCATCAAGGACGCGACCGGTGACATGGGGCGGGTCAGCTGGATGCGGGCCAATATCACGGGCCAGTTCGACCTGATCTCGGGCGATGATGCCAGCTTCCTCGGCTATCTGGCCCACGGCGGGCACGGCGTGATCTCGGTGGTGTCGAACGTCGCGCCGGACGCCATGGTGGCGCTGTACGGCGCGCTTCAGGCCGGGGACCTGGCGACCGCCCGCTCGTGGCAGGATCGGCTGATCGGTCTTCACAAGGGTCTGTTCGCCGATGCATCGCCGTCGCCGACGAAATATGCGCTGGCGAAGCTGGGGCTGTGCGGCGAGGAGGTACGGTTGCCTCTGGTGCCCACGTCGGCCGAGGCGCGCGCGATCGTCGATGCGGCCCTGTCCGCGGCCGGGATCGGCTGA
- the smpB gene encoding SsrA-binding protein SmpB yields MATSREKAAAATKAPITKAKVIAENRRARFDYFLEDNIEAGIMLLGTEIKALRMGRANIAESYAAVEGREIVLINADIPPYVQANRFNHEPRRPRKLLLHRKQIDRLIGAVQKDGQTIIPLKLYLNDDGKAKLEIALAKGKKLHDKREASADRDWARDKARLLRDRG; encoded by the coding sequence ATGGCGACGTCAAGGGAGAAGGCCGCCGCCGCGACCAAGGCCCCGATCACCAAGGCCAAGGTGATCGCCGAGAACCGCCGTGCCCGCTTCGACTATTTCCTCGAGGACAATATCGAGGCCGGCATCATGCTGCTGGGCACCGAGATCAAGGCGCTGCGGATGGGGCGGGCCAATATCGCCGAGAGCTATGCGGCGGTGGAGGGGCGCGAGATCGTGCTGATCAACGCCGACATCCCGCCCTATGTGCAGGCCAACCGGTTCAACCACGAACCGCGCCGGCCCCGGAAGCTGTTGCTGCACAGAAAGCAGATCGACCGGCTGATCGGGGCGGTCCAGAAGGACGGCCAGACGATCATTCCGCTGAAGCTGTATCTGAACGACGACGGCAAGGCGAAGCTGGAGATCGCCCTGGCCAAGGGCAAGAAGCTGCACGACAAGCGCGAGGCCTCGGCCGATCGCGACTGGGCCAGAGACAAGGCCCGGCTGCTGCGCGACCGCGGCTAG
- a CDS encoding uracil-DNA glycosylase: MTLAPRHSPLAPPGIAEPPRDCPLCPRLVAYREENRRQNADWWNGPAPSFGDPDARLLVAGLAPGRTGANRTGRPFTGDGAGVILYETLIRTGFATGTYDARPDDGLTLVDCMITNAVRCAPPQNKPLPIEEATCRPFLKARLDALPRLKVIVTLGDVSRRSVLKAMGHPASAMASGHGMEAGIGGYVLLNSYHCSRLNTNTGRLTPGMFEAIFRRARALIDGR; encoded by the coding sequence ATGACACTCGCCCCCCGCCACTCGCCACTCGCCCCTCCCGGCATCGCCGAACCGCCCCGCGACTGCCCCCTGTGCCCCCGGCTGGTCGCCTATCGCGAGGAGAACCGCCGCCAGAACGCCGACTGGTGGAACGGCCCGGCGCCGTCGTTCGGCGACCCGGACGCGCGGCTGCTGGTCGCGGGCCTCGCCCCCGGCCGGACCGGTGCCAACCGGACGGGCCGGCCCTTCACCGGCGACGGCGCGGGCGTGATTCTTTACGAGACGCTGATCCGGACCGGTTTCGCCACCGGCACCTATGACGCCCGGCCGGACGACGGCCTGACGCTGGTCGACTGCATGATCACCAACGCCGTCCGCTGCGCCCCGCCCCAGAACAAGCCCCTCCCGATCGAGGAGGCGACCTGTCGCCCGTTCCTCAAGGCCCGGCTGGACGCCCTGCCCCGGCTGAAGGTCATCGTCACCCTGGGCGACGTCTCGCGCCGCAGCGTGCTGAAGGCCATGGGCCATCCGGCCTCGGCCATGGCGTCGGGCCACGGCATGGAGGCCGGGATCGGCGGCTACGTCCTGCTGAACAGCTATCACTGCTCGCGCCTGAACACGAACACCGGCCGCCTGACGCCCGGGATGTTCGAGGCGATCTTCCGGCGCGCCAGGGCCCTGATCGACGGCCGCTGA
- a CDS encoding NYN domain-containing protein produces MTSYPNDRLVVFIDGANLYSAARALNADLDFRKMLDGFRQQSRLIRACYYTAVIEGEEFSSIRPLVDWLGYNGFSVVTKPVKRFTDAQGHTKTKGNMDIEIAVDMLEMAPHMDHAILFSGDGDFRRVVQAVQAKGVRVTVVSTVKSQPPMIADELRRQADDYIDLADRLDDWGRPRSGGQ; encoded by the coding sequence ATGACATCCTATCCGAACGACCGCCTCGTCGTCTTCATCGACGGAGCCAATCTGTATTCGGCGGCCAGGGCGCTGAACGCCGATCTCGATTTCCGGAAGATGCTGGACGGCTTTCGCCAGCAATCCCGCCTGATCCGCGCCTGTTATTACACGGCGGTGATCGAGGGCGAAGAGTTCTCGTCCATCCGGCCTCTGGTCGACTGGCTGGGCTACAACGGCTTTTCGGTCGTGACCAAGCCGGTCAAGCGGTTCACCGACGCCCAGGGTCATACAAAGACCAAGGGAAACATGGACATCGAGATCGCGGTCGACATGCTGGAGATGGCTCCGCACATGGACCACGCCATCCTGTTCTCGGGCGACGGCGACTTCCGCCGCGTGGTTCAGGCGGTGCAGGCGAAGGGCGTGCGGGTCACGGTCGTCTCCACCGTGAAGAGCCAGCCGCCGATGATCGCCGACGAGCTGAGGCGTCAGGCCGACGACTACATCGACCTGGCCGACCGGCTGGACGACTGGGGGCGGCCCCGCAGCGGCGGCCAGTAA
- the folK gene encoding 2-amino-4-hydroxy-6-hydroxymethyldihydropteridine diphosphokinase: MATLAETSVADTHAGLVNIDGPGNLDDAVIVALGCNDKGVWSDCREALEAALARFRSEGIDVIARSSWWASQAWPDPTDPPFLNGVVMVRTAHDPHALMAALGRIEEAFGRRRVVPNAPRTLDLDLIAYGREQGDRDGLILPHPRAADRRFVMGPLAEIAAAWVHPGVGKTAKALAITATVGVDARSLG; the protein is encoded by the coding sequence ATGGCAACCCTTGCGGAAACATCGGTCGCAGACACCCATGCGGGCCTCGTCAATATCGACGGGCCCGGGAACCTGGACGATGCCGTCATCGTCGCCCTGGGCTGCAATGACAAGGGGGTCTGGTCCGACTGCCGCGAGGCGCTGGAGGCGGCCCTGGCCCGGTTCCGGTCCGAGGGCATCGATGTGATCGCCCGGTCGTCCTGGTGGGCGTCGCAGGCCTGGCCCGACCCGACCGACCCGCCCTTCCTGAACGGCGTGGTGATGGTCCGCACCGCCCACGACCCCCACGCCCTGATGGCGGCGCTGGGCCGGATCGAGGAAGCCTTCGGGCGGCGGCGGGTGGTGCCGAACGCGCCCCGCACGCTGGATCTGGACCTGATCGCCTATGGGCGGGAGCAGGGGGACCGCGACGGCCTGATCCTGCCGCACCCGCGCGCGGCGGACCGCAGGTTCGTCATGGGGCCTCTGGCGGAGATCGCGGCGGCGTGGGTGCATCCGGGGGTGGGGAAGACGGCGAAGGCGCTGGCGATCACGGCCACAGTGGGCGTCGATGCCCGCTCACTGGGCTAA